A stretch of DNA from Allomeiothermus silvanus DSM 9946:
GCCCGGATTGCCTCCGGGCGCTTGGCGTAGTGCGTTTGGCCTCGAGCCTCAATCGAAGATGTCGAACAGTTGGCTCAGTTTGCTTTTCTTCTTCCGCTTGTAGCCGTCCTCGTCGTAGCCGTGGTCGGTGTCGTAGGGGTTGCGCGGCTTGGCGTAGGGCGGTTGGGCGGGCTGGCCCTGGGGTCGGTAGCCTGCTAGTTCGTCTTCATACTCGCGCTCTACGGTGCGCAGTTGGCCCAAAAGCTTCTCCAGCTCACCCCGGTCCAGCCAGACCCCGCGGCAGGTAGGGCAGATGTCCAGTTCTACCCCACCGCGCTGGACCACTTGCATGGGTGTGTTGTCATTCGGACAAGTCAACAGGGGCATAAGGTGTACCTCCCACCTCAGAATGCCCGAATCTGACCCGACCGACATAGAGCTATCCGCTAGTCTTGCAAGCCGGGATGGCCTATAGTGGTGAATAAAGTTTTCCTGTCCAGGACTCAGAAATCTCACTTGAGCCAGGCTGCGGGGCATACCGCCATGCGCTATGCGCCGAACACGACAGGCTATACCGCCTCGAGCGCCTGCATTAAGTCGGCTCGCAGGTCCTCAAGGCGTTCGATCCCCACCGACATCCGCAAGAAGCCGTCGTGCAGGCCCAAGGCTTCGCGCTCCTGGGGTGAGAGGAAGCGGTGCGAACTGGTGGCGGGGTGGGAGAGGGTGGTGTTGGCCCCGCCCAAAGAGAG
This window harbors:
- a CDS encoding zf-TFIIB domain-containing protein, producing MPLLTCPNDNTPMQVVQRGGVELDICPTCRGVWLDRGELEKLLGQLRTVEREYEDELAGYRPQGQPAQPPYAKPRNPYDTDHGYDEDGYKRKKKSKLSQLFDIFD